TAATACTTGATAtcaaaaatatgcaaataaactgGGAAGAAAATTCCTTTTCAAGGTTGTCAATAACATTATGTTTTAATaaagtaaatataaaaaatatatatctgagcacaaaaaaaaattggtttTAGGTCTCCTACAAAATCCCGGATAATGAAATCTGTTTTATAAGTTATTAGTGATATTAATATCTCCCATCTTTCATGCTTTCCTccaataatgaataaaaattaaaatcttgTGAGCTCCAGACTAAGGTGTGTTAGAAGATGAGGGAGTGTGATCACATTACTGCAAAggccaaaaaaaaactgttaaaaagaAGCTCTCTGTGTAGAAAACTTGTGGCATCCCCTTATGAGTTAGTTATTTAGCACAATTAGATTAGTGACTTCTCTGCAACCAGAACTTTTCATTTTAACCTTTGGTTTTCTCCAGTGAGTTACATGGGATAACACTGACTTCTGAGGAATCAATTCAGTGGTCTAGCTTGTACAGCACTTGTAGACTTTTTTATCTCAGGGCCTGCAAGATGTTTAAAAATCTGATTTTTTCCACTTGCTAGCTTCAGTAGAAGCTCATGAGTTTGTGCCACTATGGTGAGGTGTGCTCAGGCTGAGGGGCAATGGAGCAGTCTTCCCAGATGAGGGGCAATGGAGCAGACTTCCCAGATGAGGGGCAATGGAGCAGACTTCCCAGATGAGGAGCAATGGAGCAGACTTCCCAGATGGGGGGCAATGGAGCAGGCTTCCCAGATGCTTACTATCACAGTAGCTCTTGACATATAAGAAAAGTAGCGAGGTATCTACTGAGCAAGCAGGCACCGTGGATTGGTGTAAAGTGCGACTCTTTGGCATTCCCAGAATCAGTCGGGACTGCAGTGTCAGGGTCTCTCCGACTCCCAGCAAGGACGAAGTTATGTATCAGTGCAGAGAACCTATCCGGTCCGTATGAAATGGAGAGTGTCTCTATCACTGGGGCTTGACCTTCAGCTGTCACCTGTGAAGAAATTTTACAAGTTAGATACAGGTATTCATACAAGACCTGTTCTCAGTTGGGTGGGTTTGCATCACAGTAAGGCACGTGTGATTGGGTTACTTAGGTCTTTCAAGTTCTGGTACAAAGTAGGTGTCCAACATCAATCAGAGGAGAAGTGGGAACAGTTAACTATGGGTAGCCCCTGTACAACAATCTCCATGTTCCTCCCTACCTTTAGGGTGTAGTTTCCAGGCAGTAGGAGTCTGTAGAACTCCCCGTTATGGTTTGTCCTGAAAGGGTACTGGTTTTTCCTCCCCAGCACCTCTACCAGTGCGTTTGCAACTGGGAGTCTGTTCGCATCCAACACCTGCCCCTTCACACCTGCAGAAACGGGACATCCAGGCTTGGCATTGGAGTGGGCAGCTGAGGACAGGTAGCGGTATTAATTCTGGCAGATTGGAGCACGTCGGACCAAACCGCAGCTGTCATGTAGCTGCATACACACCCAGGTGGATCTGCTGCATGTAGGCCAGAAGTGCAGCCTTGTTCTCTGCCCATAAtccaggcaacattttttctGAGGGGTACTTGCAGCAAGACAGCTCCAGTGTCACCTCGAAACATTGGCCCCAGATATAGTTGTAGTCTTGCATCCCTCCTAAATGCAGATCATACAACCTTATAATCTCAGATTTACCAGTAACTAAGACTGACAAACCATCTACAGAGTTTATTAGCAGTTGGTGGCATTATCCATGCTGACCTGAGACCCGGTACCAGCGATACCCGTTGGTGATGCCATTCTGGAAGCCTGTGGAGTCCGTGCAGGGTTTGCCCATGTGCATTAGTGTGTGGCTGAAAGAGTAGGTCCTGGCCAGGTAGACGAAGACGTCGTCATCGGGCGTGACGCTGGCCCCTCCCTGCAGCTCAATTCCTGGGTCAAACACCAACAGCTCTATACTCACTGGTTGCATTGTCGCAGTCACCAGTTCCAGAAGGCTGCATTATGGCAGACCAGAattacagtttttcattttcattggcAAAGATGCCTCATTTCATGCCAAAACCATTATGTAGGACCTGAAATAATTTCTGACAATGTGCTTGAAGTCTTTATCAGTAAAACCTAGGCTTTAGGCAGATTTGACCTGCAAATTCATGCGATGGCCCATTCTCTGACCTTCTTTACCTTTGTTGCTGTTGTCATACGGGTAACTGGCCACCATATCGCCGCCATGCAGGTTAGCCGACAGCACGAAGGGCTCTGAGCGCAGCCAGTCCATCACCGCCTGCACTTCTGGCTCCCGCATCTGCTCCTTGCCCCTGCTGAAGGCATCTGGGAAGTTCCGGTTGAGGTCCACGCGATGTTTGTTGTACCTGAATACAAGATCTCTTTTGCTGTGGGTCTGTGAGGGTTTAGCCAAGAAATTAATCATCTGCCTGTGATGTGCAGAAAGACTGGCAGATTTTCTCACCTACTAATGGGGAGAGggattttatcacagttctcAGTCAGCCCCTTTGTCTGGTACATATGGAATACAATCTATGCTAAGCTTATTAACTAAAGTATAACTAAGTAATTAAGTAGAAAATTGCCTCAATAGCACTTTATTAATATAAAACCATATATTGTATTCATACCAACAACtaccaatccatccatcttccataccttccatagatggatggatggatggatagatggatggatgatatagTGAACGAGCCAGCTCACAACCTCTCCCAGAGCACTGTGCACTTTTTCAACATCCTTTCACACAGCCATTTATCTACTGAAGTGTTTCAGACATGAGTCTGGCAGGCTGTACTGAATTTAGTCATCAGCTAGAATGTTGGTGATTGGCCAATACTTTCATACTGttgaaattcagttttatacaTAAGGCCACAAAACACAAATTTAAGGTCTGTTGGCAGAATAGAGGAATTCTCCTTAATCCGAGTCACAGTATCTTTCTCCTGCACACATAAAAATGCTCCCCTCTGAAATCCCCTTGTCTTTATACCCTGTTTCTGACACTGCATAATTTAATCCACTGTTTATTCCAGACACCTGTCTGCACCGCTTCCTGTTTATGCTTATTTGCGGATGTCTGACTCTGCATTTGGATGCTTATAGGAATATTTATCCTGAAGGACACATGGTGAAATGTGGCCCTTGTCATCAGGAACAGCTTGAGTTTGTGTTAATATCGCCTGAGTCATtatattcactcacacagggtCCGGCTACTGTGTTTGTACCCTACAGATTAGATCCTGAGACGGCTCCCATGATGTCTGCTTAGTGCCTCAGATAACACCAGAGGAACTTAAGGCTCCTGTGTCTCGGTCAGGATCGAGACCTTACGTAATATTTCATCACACTCGTTGAACTGGATCACCTCAGAGCCCGTTGTGAAATCAGACGTGTTTGGCTGGATATTTTCAGCACATCATGCCCTATTAGGCGGCGGCTGCAGCGATGGCTCTCTAGCGCCTCCATCTGGCCTTAAGTGGGTTTATGTTGATCCATTTCACACAGTAGCACGCTTGGTGTATTTAGCATTCTTATAACTGCCTCGCTCCCAGTGCCCATGCGGAGTCATAGACGAGCTTCACTGCTCATTTCCCATCCAGGGCAAAGCAGAACTGACTTGCGCAGttggcaccccctcagaagatggcatGCTAGGCAGCTGCCTGCGTCGCCTAATGTTCGACTGGCACTGCACACCCCCAAGTTCCAGTGCAACCAAAGTATTACAAAATGTCCTAATGATTCGCCCCTGTGATCAGCTTTATTTCCTTGCATATACCAAGAATAGACTTGTGTTCATTATCTGCTTTTAAAAACTGTGGCATCTCTCTAGAATTTCCATTATGCTGAGCCAGACTCGTGTAGAGCTCGGTGTGCACCTAACAGAATTTCTGAGAAGTGGTCTGTTCTTCTAACATGGTGGGGGGGCGATGTCACCTGCTTACATTCCAGGGAGACCAGAGTACATGATCTGTCTGAACCACTGTCCATCCTGAGCTCCGTCATCCAAACGCAAACTGCCCTTTTCCATGATGGAGTCAAAAGGAACTGAAGAATAGGATCTGCAGCCATCTATTCTGTATATAGAATTCCATTGCTGAAGCTCACAAAACACTTACCTGTGATCTTTTTATGGCCCGATATGCACTGTTATTGTGAGACCTCACTTGGACGtacatatattattttattttgtttataccAACTTTGATGGCTAGAAGAATACAGAAGTTTCCCTTTGTCTCAAACCCGGTCCACATGTATGTCTCTGAAGCGGGTTTCCTGTTCATCGGCACCCTCAATAAAGCATAAATCCGAGGGCTACGGTGTGGCCGCAGAAAGGCTGCGTGGGCAGAGCGCCGAGTCCTCACCTCCCCTTGGTGCGCAGGCAGCCGGGCACGGCGGCCTCAAAGCCGTCCGGGTTCATGGAGGGCAGGATGTGAATGCGGCTGCTGTTGAGAAGCAGCGTGACCGAGGGGTCCCTCAGGTAGTTCTTGGTGAGGTGCTCAATCAGCTGAAGCAGCAGAACACGCCCCACCACCtggacccacacacacaaacacacacatagcaTCAAACACACACGCCAGACCCACCGCACCCGATGCTCACCCTTCATTGTTACAGCCGTTCTTAACTGactctagagcaggggtggctgtgtatgcgggtatttgctgcaactccctaattagattactaattagaggactgattggctgaagagtcctcacacctgggtttgaacagctgacctacaggttatcccaaaaacctgcatacacaccggccctttgtggataagattgcccactccTGCTCTAGAGCCACAAAAGGCAGCAGCGGAAAAGAGGATGTTAGCAAAATGGAACAACATCACGAACAACTTTGCACAATCGTCCCAGGGGGCACTATCCTGAAGCACCTTTAGCCTCCAGCTCATTCCCCCACCTTGTGCTAAGTAAGAAGCaccacttggggggggggggggttccctccTACTTGGACACCacagcacccccctccccccaggtgtCCCATCCCAACCCCCAGCCATAACATGTCATCTTTACCATAATAGAAGTCCAGTGTGATCTAAGTGCACATAGGCCTGTAGCaaatgcttattattattattattattattattattattattattatttattcctTAATAATCATTTCATTAATATTCCCCAATATTCTGGTTCTCAGGATTTGGTTGTGTGCACCGCATACATCCTAATTTGTGTGGACTACATTTTCTTGTTTACACTATATGTActgtctttgcaccttgtctgtttgcaCTAAATGTATGTCCACTTATGTGCTTCATACTTTTCTGCTATATGCagaagaatttccccctgggatcaatgaaGTTGGTCTAATCTAATCTAGTACGAAAGGAATGTACTGGGACTCTATGTAGACCGGTCATATGAGTGCACAATCCAGCATAATACCTTCCTGTTTCGTACCGCGCCGAGTCCGTGCCGAGGACCTTACCTCATTACCGTGCATGTTTGCGACGTATTTGAACTCCGGGATCCCTAGCTTGTGCTCTGTGGGAAACTTACCAAGAACAAGAACCCACAGTTCTCTCCCTTCAAAACAAGCAGAGGAATGTATCACTCGTTTACAGAACTAAATAGCCCCAAAAACGgaactgtaaataaaatgaGCAAGAAAGCAAATGAATTCTAATATGATTTCAGAAGAAAATTAAATTACTCAGTTAGTATTTATTTATCAGGTACGATCTGAGCTAAATAGttagaaaaaaacacaagtaaAAACTGAGTCTCATTTTTTTGCACTTGTAGAACAAAGTATGCAAGCCTTTCAAGCCTCGTTAGtggaaaactgaaaatgaacatTAACTGGATGTTACAACAGCGACAAACAGGTCTGTTCTGTCTGCTGGTCCGTCCACGAAAGTTAGGGTCGGTAGGAAGGGTTGCATGTCCCTTAGTGTGAGAAATGGAAAAGTGTGGGACGTATTTATTGAATCCCGTCCGGCGATCCATGCAGAGGTCGGTGAATCTCACTGAGGTTTTGGCACAGCTGTCTGGGCTCTGGGTGACACAATATGACAAGCAGCGTGTCACACAGCTGGCCGGCAGGACTCACCCTCAGAGGAAGTATTTTGGGTGGCTCCTCTGTGTCGCCTAATTACTGTTCCGGAGGTTGCGTGACATGCGAGTCGGTTTACTGAACAAGCGGCGGCCAGCAGCCCGAAATAGCGAAGTGGCGAGTGATAGTTTCTTGcgtctctgtatgtgtgtatcaaAGCAAGACTGTCTATATGTCTCCTGTCACTTCCTGCTGCGTCTCCGAGGATGACAGAGAGAGGTTTTGTGAAAATGTGCATATTTCGTGCAGATAACGAATCGATCAGTTAGGCTAAAGTGAGAATAATATGGACGAGTAATGACACATATAGACAATCCAGAATTACTATAAATTATGACTTGCTTACATTTCAGAAACAGTAACAAAGTATATGACTTTAAATCTCACGTAATATTGTTATGTTTTCCTTTtaatttttcctataatgaacGCCCAATATGACCTTTCATTACACCTGCCatttacatttttcacatttttaattcattgtacTGAAGCTCTTGTCCCGACTGATGCACACGGCAATAATTAACGTGATACACTCTGTGCACTAATAAGTTTACAACGAGGGTATAGCATTCTTATTATTTTCGTAACCTATATTAATGGTTAGTGTTTGCGACCAAATACAAAGTACTGCTACAGTAAGAACAGGTTTTGTTTAAGTGGTTTAAAATCTTACCTTCCACTGATTTCCCAATGCTATGCAAGTGCGTAAAAGATGGATAGTTATCAATGACCGATTTCAGATACTGTTCCATTTCCACCGTGTTGTGGTAGCGGAATTGCAGACCGGGGATTAGCCAAAGCGAAGCCCAGAAAAGCAGCCCCAGGACCCAAAGACGCCCCATCAGCTCAAACTGCAGACGAAGCCAGACGCAGCCCGCTGAGGTATCCCGGGATCGCGGGGTAGTCAACGCTCACTTTTTGAGAGAATTTCACACTTTCTGCAGTAACGATTTTCAGTTATAGGCCCTATCTGACAGTATTTCGTTTAATCGAGGCTATTTTCAGTAAATGGAATGTGAAActttaaaagtaaaatgaaaatattttcaaaatacagaAACCGTAAtagttttaaattttaattaaaaaataactagGTTATGCATTATATGACTAAAACCCTGTGCTATTTGAAAGTATTAATATGTAACCAAAGAATCAAGGAATTCCTGCAACAACcggaaaaataaaatcacttaaTGTAACATGgccatttttgtttattttagagCTAAAGTAGGTTAacttatttttcactttttcgACACCTTTTAAACTACGTTAAATTCCTTTACGCTACTTGAATAACAATCGTTTTTGTCGGTCGTACTACCTAGTGCATTACAATCAAACCACGGGGTCTGACCTCTGCAAAACTTAATGCCAAGATTCTTTTATCGATTAATTTTAGAAATCCTTCGTGTTGTTTAAATTGGATTTAGTCTCTCCGTGCCAGTCGTCCTGTATCACATCTCCCATAGGTCAGTGTGCTGCCCGGCGCTTGTCTCATAGTTATCCACTGAAAACTGCTTCCCTCGCTGCCGAAAACTTGTTTTCAAGAAGAAGTTTACGCAATTCCTGTTACTTTGGTCAATTCGACTTGGATGTCGGGCTCGATGGCATTTCCCATCCCGGGATATGAACCTACAACATACTGTTCCGGTTCTGTAACACCCGCCCCAGGGAGACATTGACATACGGTATGTCCGTAATGAATACCTTTACCTTTTGCATGTACAGATTTTTATCGAAAACCTTTCCCCTTCCTCTCATCTATAGATgcttctacaaaacattttatttttcctccaTGATGAATCCCGAATCCCGTACAGCCGTCTTATAACACTGGTTTTAACTCCCCAATGACCAACCAGCGGACTGAGAAACTATTTCAGCAACATTAAGTAAATCAccaaagtacagtggtacctcagttctcgaactcattagtactggaatttcttaaaagtcgaaccacccagttcgaaaaaaattacctagagctcgatctgaatctcagaagtcaaaccgtgaacgtcgacctaagataacttgtatgctcggagaaatgagtcacgcagcacgtctctcagcggaaacaaatttagggtaaagcttcagtctccgcctcgcattcgctgtgacaGCATCATGCAtatttacactagctgaatacagtaaaaatacatttagacaatgatagacagtaacagtaattattcttatataataaaatacatttaaaaataaagatttcttattcaatattttaatatcgtgccgagcggggacgggaCGGAGACAAAGACGTCAGGGTATGAATaaggggtttaattacaggtaaggcaggcaaaacggagacggacaatacaatgatcgGACTCGGGaagcaaactgaaacgcggattaaatacagagggctaatgaaaacaaccagaaacagctgatcacatggggattccacaagGGGTTAACGAggagcgtggcacacggaaggagtggactaTCGGTGCAGGACATATTGgggttttttttactttacacattgtttggatacatttatttaattactttacaaattactgttttgataaatatgcTTAGATTTGTTTAGTACGGTATATTTCAGTAtagttcttgttttatccggtttttgtgtttaaatgctaaaaaaaaaatatttaggtgtcattttttggggctgggaaccaattaattggttttccattatttcttatgggaaaaattcgatcagaactcgaactttttaggattcgatctggagttctgaacggattaagttcgagtttcgaggtaccactgtatatatcaATGTTTTATAAGGTACAGGTTTGTAGATAACATTCGTAATTAACTGAAAGACGAAATAACATCTAATTATTTGGTTTGTGCGCTCAGGTCATGCTTTGTCGACATGCTTTTGTTGATCAACTAATCATAACTGTAATATTAACTTTATTATTGGCG
The nucleotide sequence above comes from Paramormyrops kingsleyae isolate MSU_618 chromosome 3, PKINGS_0.4, whole genome shotgun sequence. Encoded proteins:
- the LOC111844282 gene encoding carboxypeptidase M-like isoform X3, whose protein sequence is MQPFLPTLTFVDGPADRTDLFVAVVTSRRELWVLVLGKFPTEHKLGIPEFKYVANMHGNEVVGRVLLLQLIEHLTKNYLRDPSVTLLLNSSRIHILPSMNPDGFEAAVPGCLRTKGRYNKHRVDLNRNFPDAFSRGKEQMREPEVQAVMDWLRSEPFVLSANLHGGDMVASYPYDNSNKGIELQGGASVTPDDDVFVYLARTYSFSHTLMHMGKPCTDSTGFQNGITNGYRWYRVSGGMQDYNYIWGQCFEVTLELSCCKYPSEKMLPGLWAENKAALLAYMQQIHLGVKGQVLDANRLPVANALVEVLGRKNQYPFRTNHNGEFYRLLLPGNYTLKVTAEGQAPVIETLSISYGPDRFSALIHNFVLAGSRRDPDTAVPTDSGNAKESHFTPIHGACLLSRYLATFLICQELL
- the LOC111844282 gene encoding carboxypeptidase M-like isoform X2; protein product: MGRLWVLGLLFWASLWLIPGLQFRYHNTVEMEQYLKSVIDNYPSFTHLHSIGKSVEGRELWVLVLGKFPTEHKLGIPEFKYVANMHGNEVVGRVLLLQLIEHLTKNYLRDPSVTLLLNSSRIHILPSMNPDGFEAAVPGCLRTKGRYNKHRVDLNRNFPDAFSRGKEQMREPEVQAVMDWLRSEPFVLSANLHGGDMVASYPYDNSNKGIELQGGASVTPDDDVFVYLARTYSFSHTLMHMGKPCTDSTGFQNGITNGYRWYRVSGGMQDYNYIWGQCFEVTLELSCCKYPSEKMLPGLWAENKAALLAYMQQIHLGVKGQVLDANRLPVANALVEVLGRKNQYPFRTNHNGEFYRLLLPGNYTLKVTAEGQAPVIETLSISYGPDRFSALIHNFVLAGSRRDPDTAVPTDSGNAKESHFTPIHGACLLSRYLATFLICQELL
- the LOC111844282 gene encoding carboxypeptidase M-like isoform X1, with translation MHIFTKPLSVILGDAAGSDRRHIDSLALIHTYRDARNYHSPLRYFGLLAAACSVNRLACHATSGTVIRRHRGATQNTSSEGRELWVLVLGKFPTEHKLGIPEFKYVANMHGNEVVGRVLLLQLIEHLTKNYLRDPSVTLLLNSSRIHILPSMNPDGFEAAVPGCLRTKGRYNKHRVDLNRNFPDAFSRGKEQMREPEVQAVMDWLRSEPFVLSANLHGGDMVASYPYDNSNKGIELQGGASVTPDDDVFVYLARTYSFSHTLMHMGKPCTDSTGFQNGITNGYRWYRVSGGMQDYNYIWGQCFEVTLELSCCKYPSEKMLPGLWAENKAALLAYMQQIHLGVKGQVLDANRLPVANALVEVLGRKNQYPFRTNHNGEFYRLLLPGNYTLKVTAEGQAPVIETLSISYGPDRFSALIHNFVLAGSRRDPDTAVPTDSGNAKESHFTPIHGACLLSRYLATFLICQELL
- the LOC111844282 gene encoding carboxypeptidase M-like isoform X4, with the protein product MKGEHRVRWVWRVCLMLCVCLCVWVQVVGRVLLLQLIEHLTKNYLRDPSVTLLLNSSRIHILPSMNPDGFEAAVPGCLRTKGRYNKHRVDLNRNFPDAFSRGKEQMREPEVQAVMDWLRSEPFVLSANLHGGDMVASYPYDNSNKGIELQGGASVTPDDDVFVYLARTYSFSHTLMHMGKPCTDSTGFQNGITNGYRWYRVSGGMQDYNYIWGQCFEVTLELSCCKYPSEKMLPGLWAENKAALLAYMQQIHLGVKGQVLDANRLPVANALVEVLGRKNQYPFRTNHNGEFYRLLLPGNYTLKVTAEGQAPVIETLSISYGPDRFSALIHNFVLAGSRRDPDTAVPTDSGNAKESHFTPIHGACLLSRYLATFLICQELL